In Oryza sativa Japonica Group chromosome 2, ASM3414082v1, the following are encoded in one genomic region:
- the LOC4328501 gene encoding heptahelical transmembrane protein ADIPOR2: MGAVVAAAAAEMRRTGRCGGGGGGGGEKKGAKEEGVVVAAEAAAERGRRLRLVGYDELPDFLRDNEFIRGYYRAEWPLRDAALSAFSWHNETLNVWTHLGGFLLFLALALAGAAGDAAADVAPGIIRFVVGSTNASWQTNDHSGAASHDAAAAAAAAAVLGGGHGVPRWPRMVFLVGAMTCLAISATAHLLACHSRRASVVFWQLDYAGISAMIVASFVPPVYYAFLCHRPARVAYLSAISALGALVVGALLSPPCSSPRFRRLRAALFLAMGLSGVVPALHALWLNWGHAACYLALSLEVAMGLAYAAGAWFYVSRVPEKWRPGVFDVVGHSHQIFHVLVLVGAVTHYVAVDVLLNWRETVAAACSATS; this comes from the exons atgggagcggtggtggccgcggcagcggcggagatgAGGCGCACtggccgctgcggcggcggcggaggcgggggcggggagaagaagggggcgaaggaggagggggtggtggttgcggcggaggcggccgccgagagggggcggcggctgcggctggtGGGGTACGACGAGCTCCCGGACTTCCTGCGCGACAACGAGTTCATCCGCGGCTACTACCGCGCCGAGTGGCccctccgcgacgccgccctcagCGCCTTCTCCTGGCACAACGAGACCCTCAACGTCTGGAC CCATCTCGGTGGGTTCCTGCTCTTCCTGGCGCTCGCgctcgccggagccgccggcgacgccgccgccgacgtcgcgccGGGGATCATCAG GTTTGTGGTAGGATCAACCAATGCTTCTTGGCAGACTAACGATCATTCG GGCGCGGCGAGCCatgacgccgcggcggcggcagcggcggcggcggtgctgggcGGCGGGCACGGCGTGCCGCGGTGGCCGCGGATGGTGTTCCTGGTGGGCGCCATGACGTGCCTGGCGATCAGCGCGACGGCGCACCTGCTGGCGTGCCACTCCAGGCGCGCCAGCGTGGTGTTCTGGCAGCTCGACTACGCCGGCATCTCCGCCATGATCGTCGCCTCCTTCGTCCCGCCGGTGTACTACGCCTTCCTGTGCCACCGCCCGGCGCGCGTCGCCTACCTCTCCGCCATCTCGGCGCTGGgcgcgctcgtcgtcggcgcgcTGCTCTCGCCGCCCTGCTCGTCGCCGCGGTTCCGGCGTCTCCGCGCCGCGCTGTTCCTCGCCATGGGGCTCTCCGGCGTCGTCCCGGCGCTGCACGCGCTGTGGCTCAACTGGGGCCACGCCGCCTGCTACCTGGCGCTCTCGCTCGAGGTCGCCATGGGGCTCGCCTACGCCGCCGGCGCCTGGTTCTACGTCAGCCGCGTGCCGGAGAAGTGGCGCCCGGGCGTCTTCGACGTCGTCGGCCACAGCCACCAGATCTTCCACGTGCTCGTGCTCGTCGGGGCCGTCACGCACTacgtcgccgtcgacgtgcTGCTCAACTGGCGGGAGACGGTGGCCGCCGCGTGCAGCGCGACGTCGTAG